The region CCGTCCCCTTGGCGCGGGTAATCGGTTCCATGAAATCGGTGGCGGCCCACGGCATGGGGGGCAAGGTGTGGCAGCGGGGGTATTACGACCACGCGCTGAGGGTCGAGGAGGAGGCGGAAAAGGTCGCCCGGTATTTGGTGGCCAATCCGCTACGCAAGGGGTTGGTGGAAGAGATCGGGCAATACCCCCATTGGGATGCGATTTGGGTGTGAGGGGGGGTAGGAGCGCCGCCCCGGCGCGATGGGTTTTGGTTTTTTGGCGGTTCTTGCTCCGATGGATCGCGCCGGGGGCGGCGCTCCTACGAGTGGAGGTGGGGTTTTTGCTTGATGTGCCGCCCCGCCCCCCCCGCAAGGCGGTAGGAGCGCCGCCTCGGCGCGATAGGTTTTGGTTTTTTGGTCGTTCTTGCCCCGTTGATCGCGCCGAGGGCGGCGCTCCTACCATCCGCGCAAACCTCCTCCCCCCGCCCCGCCCATATCGGTTAACATCCCTCCCCTTTTCGTTTTCTTCCCGCCGCTGGGCGGTTGCATCCCTTTGCCGGAGTCCCCATGTCCCCCCGTTACATCCCCTCCGAGGTCGAACCCCACTGGCAGCAAATCTGGGCGCAGGCCGACCAATTCAAGGCGGTCGAGGCGGCAACCGGGGATAAGCGCTACATCCTTGAGATGTTCCCCTACCCCTCCGGGCGGCTGCACATGGGGCATGTGCGCAACTACACCATCGGCGACGCCATGGCCCGCTACCTGCGGCTCAAGGGGCACAACGTGTTGCACCCGATGGGGTGGGACGCCTTCGGACTGCCGGCCGAGAACGCCGCCATCGAGCACAAAACCGCCCCCGCCAAATGGACCTACGGCAACATCGCCGCCATGCGCGAGGGGCTCAAACGGCTCGGGTTTTCCTACGACTGGAGCCGGGAACTGGCCACCTGCACCCCCGAGTACTACCGCTGGGAGCAGTGGCTCTTCCTCCGCCTGCTCGACAAGGGGATCGCCTACCGGCGCAAGTCGTCGGTGAATTGGTGCGAGAAGTGCCACACCGTGCTCGCCAACGAGCAGGTGATCGAGGGGACTTGCTGGCGCTGCGACAGCGAGGTCGAAATGCGCGACCTCGAACAATGGTTTTTGCGCATCACCGACTACGCCGATCAGCTGCTCGAAGGGCTCGACCAGCTCGAAGGCTGGCCCGAGAAGGTGGTCGCCATGCAGCGCCACTGGATCGGCAAGAGCCATGGGGCCGAGATCGTTTTTTTAGTACTTGACGACGCAGGCAACCCAACCGGTCAGGAACTCACCGTCTTCACCACCCGACCCGACACCCTGATGGGGGTCACCTTCATTTCGGTCGCCGCCGAACACCCCCTCTCTTTAAGCAGTAGCGACGGCAATCCGCAGCTTGCCGCCTTCATCGAGAAGTGCCGCCACCACGACACCAAGGAGGCGACCCTCGACACCATGGCCAAGGAGGGTGTGGCTTTGGGGGTGAACGTGCGACATCCCCTGACCGGCGAGGTGGTGCCGGTGTATGCCGCCAACTTTGTGTTGATGGGCTACGGCACCGGGGCGGTGATGGCGGTCCCGGCCCACGATCAGCGCGACTTCGAGTTCGCCGCCGAGCTGGGGCTGCCGGTGAAAGAGGTCATCAGCGCCGACGGGCAGATTTCGACCGCCCCTTTGACCACCGCCTACACCGAGCCCGGCATCCTGGTGCAGTCGGGGCCGTTCGACGGCATCCCTTCCGAAGAGGCCAAGCAGGTCGTCACCGCCGCGTTGGAAGCCAAGGGGGCCGGCAAGGCGACGGTGCAGTTCCGGCTGCGCGACTGGGGGGTGAGCCGCCAGCGCTACTGGGGCTGCCCGATCCCGGTGATCCATTGCCCCGATTGCGGCATCGTCCCGGTCCCCGAATCCGACCTGCCGGTCGTATTGCC is a window of Proteobacteria bacterium CG1_02_64_396 DNA encoding:
- a CDS encoding leucine--tRNA ligase — protein: MSPRYIPSEVEPHWQQIWAQADQFKAVEAATGDKRYILEMFPYPSGRLHMGHVRNYTIGDAMARYLRLKGHNVLHPMGWDAFGLPAENAAIEHKTAPAKWTYGNIAAMREGLKRLGFSYDWSRELATCTPEYYRWEQWLFLRLLDKGIAYRRKSSVNWCEKCHTVLANEQVIEGTCWRCDSEVEMRDLEQWFLRITDYADQLLEGLDQLEGWPEKVVAMQRHWIGKSHGAEIVFLVLDDAGNPTGQELTVFTTRPDTLMGVTFISVAAEHPLSLSSSDGNPQLAAFIEKCRHHDTKEATLDTMAKEGVALGVNVRHPLTGEVVPVYAANFVLMGYGTGAVMAVPAHDQRDFEFAAELGLPVKEVISADGQISTAPLTTAYTEPGILVQSGPFDGIPSEEAKQVVTAALEAKGAGKATVQFRLRDWGVSRQRYWGCPIPVIHCPDCGIVPVPESDLPVVLPEDVVVTGGQSPLAAMASFTQVDCPKCGGAARRETDTFDTFFESSWYYARYTSPDAQAMVDGRAFDWLPVGHYIGGVEHAILHLLYARFFHRLMRDEGLVPGDEPFANLLTQGMVRKDTHKCPEHGWLYPEDVNFEEGEYHCGICAQDGIRTTAEVGRNEKMSKSKKNVVDPTELVARFGADTARLFILFAAPPERDLEWSDAAVEGAHRFLHRLWTGVHEAVEAGLPPLPATWEGLGPKGKELRLATHQAWQRLDNDFARNQFNTAIAACMELLNALKNAEGDEPLLGAARREALERIVLGLAPITPHLGEALWQVLGHEGGLAAATWPELDESALVKDELLWIVQVNGKLRARLTLPAAWTPKQVEEAALASTEVTRHFEGQQVRKVIVVPGKLVNIVVG